Proteins encoded within one genomic window of Gloeobacter kilaueensis JS1:
- a CDS encoding acyltransferase has translation MSDNVEYFVHPSSYVDAPATIGAGTQIWHFCHISAGATLGERCKLGQNVFVAAGVRIGNNVKIQNNVSIYAGVSLEDDVFCGPSMVFTNVKTPRSAFVRNTSDDYLTTVVRRGASIGANATIVCGITVGAHALIGAGAVVTKDVPDYAVMVGNPARRRGWACQCGVGLKQEAENFRCPACDRHYRQSSDHLLVLEK, from the coding sequence GTGTCCGACAACGTCGAATACTTCGTCCATCCTTCGTCCTACGTCGATGCTCCGGCGACGATCGGAGCGGGTACGCAGATCTGGCATTTTTGTCACATCAGCGCTGGAGCCACACTGGGTGAGCGCTGCAAGCTCGGACAGAACGTCTTTGTCGCAGCGGGCGTGCGCATCGGCAACAACGTCAAGATCCAGAACAACGTCTCGATCTATGCCGGGGTGAGCCTCGAAGACGACGTTTTTTGCGGGCCGTCGATGGTCTTTACCAACGTCAAGACGCCCCGCTCCGCCTTCGTGCGCAACACCAGCGACGACTACCTGACCACCGTCGTGCGGCGAGGGGCGAGTATCGGGGCGAACGCCACGATCGTCTGCGGGATCACCGTCGGTGCCCACGCCCTCATCGGGGCCGGAGCGGTGGTCACAAAGGACGTGCCCGACTACGCGGTGATGGTGGGCAACCCGGCCCGCCGGCGGGGCTGGGCCTGCCAGTGCGGTGTGGGCCTCAAGCAAGAAGCCGAGAACTTCCGCTGTCCAGCCTGCGACCGGCACTACCGTCAGTCCAGCGATCACCTGCTTGTGTTGGAGAAATAG
- the wecB gene encoding non-hydrolyzing UDP-N-acetylglucosamine 2-epimerase, whose amino-acid sequence MRILTVVGARPQFVKAAAVSRILRREHREILVHTGQHYDHGLSQVFFDELEMAPPDYNLKVGSGSHGHQTGQMLVRIEDVLLQERPDAVLVYGDTNSTLAAALAAAKLHIPVAHVEAGLRSFNPAMPEEINRRLTDHLSQILFAPTAAATAQLGREGIAAGVHQVGDVMYDILQANLERSRACSRLRAALGLEAGRYVLATIHRAENTDDPERLRAILEAFSAIDLPVLWPMHPRTRARIGQFGLEPLLAAAPQLRVVEPVGYLDMLALEAQARLILTDSGGVQKEAYLLAVPCLTVRGETEWIETVSSGWNRLVAAEPAAIALAVTGCTRPAEHPAHYGDGNAARRIVEVLERHFAVAVPA is encoded by the coding sequence GTGCGTATCCTTACCGTCGTCGGGGCGCGCCCCCAGTTCGTCAAAGCCGCTGCTGTAAGCCGCATCCTCCGCCGCGAGCACCGCGAAATTCTCGTCCATACCGGCCAGCACTACGACCACGGCCTCTCGCAGGTGTTCTTCGACGAACTGGAGATGGCCCCGCCGGACTACAACTTAAAAGTCGGCTCCGGCTCCCACGGTCATCAGACTGGCCAGATGCTCGTGCGCATCGAAGACGTTCTCCTCCAGGAGCGGCCCGACGCGGTGCTCGTCTATGGCGACACCAACTCGACTCTCGCCGCTGCCCTGGCGGCTGCCAAACTGCACATTCCGGTGGCCCACGTCGAGGCGGGCCTGCGCAGCTTCAACCCGGCGATGCCGGAAGAAATCAACCGCCGCCTCACCGACCACCTCTCCCAGATCCTCTTTGCGCCGACGGCTGCCGCCACCGCCCAGCTCGGGCGCGAGGGGATTGCAGCCGGTGTCCATCAGGTGGGCGATGTGATGTACGACATCTTGCAGGCCAACTTAGAGCGCTCCCGCGCCTGCTCCCGGTTGCGCGCCGCTCTCGGGCTGGAGGCGGGGCGGTACGTGCTCGCCACCATCCACCGCGCCGAAAATACCGACGACCCGGAGCGTCTGCGGGCGATCCTGGAGGCGTTCAGCGCCATCGATCTGCCGGTGCTCTGGCCAATGCACCCGCGCACCCGCGCCCGGATCGGCCAGTTTGGGCTGGAGCCCCTCCTGGCCGCTGCCCCCCAACTGCGGGTGGTGGAGCCGGTGGGCTACCTCGACATGCTCGCCCTCGAAGCGCAGGCGCGGCTGATTCTTACCGACTCGGGCGGCGTGCAAAAAGAAGCCTACCTGCTCGCTGTGCCCTGCCTGACGGTGCGCGGCGAAACAGAGTGGATCGAAACGGTCAGCTCGGGCTGGAACCGGCTGGTGGCCGCCGAACCGGCGGCGATTGCCCTTGCGGTTACAGGCTGCACCCGCCCCGCCGAGCACCCGGCCCACTACGGCGATGGGAACGCCGCCCGGCGGATCGTCGAGGTGCTCGAACGGCACTTTGCCGTCGCCGTCCCCGCTTAA
- a CDS encoding NAD-dependent epimerase/dehydratase family protein: protein MTYQSVVTGAAGFIGSHLCERLLAEGHQVTGIDSFTDYYDPALKWRNLTTALAHPNFRLIQADLLDLDCAELLRDVDYLFHQAAQAGVRASWGANFHHYSHNNIDATQVLLEAARTSRQLRRFVFASTSSIYGDAETFPTAETVAPRPVSPYGITKLAAERLGQLYWENFGVPFVALRYFSVYGPRQRPDMGFHKFIRSILAGREIEVYGDGQQTRDFTYVLDIVEANLLAALATGPVGGEVINVGGGNRVVLSEVLDLLGSLTGLPVYRRQQNCQAGDARHTAADITKAQKLLGFAPRYDLALGLAHQIASLKPAGELVRVASLVGAA, encoded by the coding sequence ATGACCTACCAATCCGTCGTCACCGGCGCTGCCGGATTTATCGGTTCTCACCTGTGCGAGCGCCTGCTCGCCGAAGGACATCAAGTAACGGGCATCGACAGCTTCACCGATTACTACGACCCGGCGCTCAAGTGGCGCAACCTGACGACTGCCCTTGCCCATCCCAACTTCCGCTTGATCCAGGCGGACCTGCTCGATCTTGACTGCGCAGAACTGTTGCGCGACGTCGATTATCTCTTTCACCAGGCCGCCCAGGCCGGGGTGCGCGCCAGTTGGGGAGCGAACTTCCATCACTACTCCCACAACAACATCGACGCCACCCAGGTGCTGCTCGAAGCCGCCCGCACCTCCCGCCAGTTGCGCCGCTTCGTCTTTGCCTCCACCTCGTCGATCTACGGCGACGCCGAGACGTTTCCGACCGCCGAGACGGTCGCTCCCCGGCCCGTCTCGCCCTACGGGATCACCAAGCTGGCCGCCGAGCGCCTCGGGCAGCTGTACTGGGAAAATTTTGGCGTGCCCTTCGTGGCCCTGCGCTACTTTTCGGTCTATGGCCCCCGCCAGCGGCCAGACATGGGCTTTCACAAGTTCATCCGCTCGATTCTGGCGGGCCGGGAAATCGAAGTCTACGGCGACGGCCAGCAGACCCGCGACTTTACCTACGTCCTTGACATCGTCGAAGCGAATCTGCTCGCCGCCCTTGCGACGGGCCCGGTAGGGGGAGAAGTGATCAACGTCGGCGGCGGCAACCGCGTCGTGCTGAGCGAGGTGCTCGATTTGTTAGGCTCGCTTACCGGGCTGCCGGTTTATCGCCGCCAGCAAAATTGCCAGGCAGGCGATGCCCGCCACACCGCCGCCGATATCACCAAGGCCCAGAAGTTGCTGGGTTTTGCGCCCCGCTACGATCTCGCCCTCGGCCTCGCCCATCAGATCGCAAGCCTCAAACCCGCAGGCGAGCTGGTGCGCGTCGCATCCCTGGTCGGAGCAGCCTGA
- a CDS encoding sugar phosphate nucleotidyltransferase codes for MRAYILAAGNGSRLRPLTDRLPKPMVPLMNRPLISHLVDHIRPHVDALRLNVSYNKAPLIAYLQTQPGVSYYDEGEKPLGSAATIARERAYCSADLTLVSCGDLLCNWDIEQMVAFHTQRNALVTVAVRRVADPRRYGVVVSDAQQRITRFVEKPQLPPSSLISCGIYLFSPELFAHWNDQWRDIGGDLLPDLVAANLPVYAWSMDATACWSDIGNPTSYLEAHLQLTGGTNTIAPEAQIDPQAVLERSVVGAGAIIAGPSRLERCVVWPGAVVQGLTLRDSIVTPEAVVAVQRVCQAV; via the coding sequence ATGAGAGCCTATATCCTCGCCGCCGGCAACGGCAGCCGCCTGCGCCCCCTTACCGACCGGCTGCCCAAGCCGATGGTGCCCTTGATGAACCGGCCCCTGATCTCGCATCTGGTCGATCACATCCGGCCCCACGTCGATGCCTTGCGCCTGAACGTCTCCTACAACAAAGCGCCGCTCATCGCCTATCTGCAGACCCAGCCGGGGGTGAGCTACTACGACGAGGGCGAGAAGCCCCTCGGCTCAGCGGCGACGATCGCCCGAGAGCGGGCCTACTGCAGCGCGGATCTGACCCTGGTGAGCTGCGGCGACCTGCTGTGCAACTGGGACATCGAGCAGATGGTCGCCTTTCACACCCAGCGCAACGCCCTTGTCACCGTCGCCGTGCGCAGGGTGGCCGACCCGCGCCGCTACGGCGTCGTGGTGAGCGATGCCCAGCAGCGGATCACCCGCTTTGTCGAAAAGCCCCAACTGCCGCCCAGTTCGCTGATTAGTTGCGGCATCTATCTATTTTCACCGGAGCTATTTGCGCACTGGAACGACCAGTGGCGCGACATCGGCGGCGACCTGCTGCCGGATCTGGTGGCGGCAAACCTGCCGGTCTACGCCTGGTCGATGGACGCTACGGCCTGCTGGAGCGACATCGGCAATCCGACGAGCTACCTGGAAGCGCACCTGCAGCTCACCGGCGGCACCAACACGATCGCCCCCGAAGCGCAGATCGACCCGCAGGCGGTGCTCGAGCGCTCTGTGGTGGGAGCCGGGGCAATCATCGCCGGCCCCTCGCGCCTCGAGCGCTGCGTGGTCTGGCCGGGGGCCGTTGTGCAGGGGTTAACCCTGAGGGACAGCATCGTCACCCCCGAAGCGGTGGTAGCGGTGCAGAGGGTCTGCCAGGCGGTCTGA
- the psaD gene encoding photosystem I reaction center subunit II produces MADVRELPFGGSTPLFGGSTGGLLRSAQTEEKYLIVWNSKEEQVFEMPTGGAATMVAGTNVLYLARKEQCHALHRQLVANFKIRDSKIYRVFPDGEQVLIFPMDGVASEKSNPGREPVGYVPRKIGDNPNPVDVKFTGKGTYDV; encoded by the coding sequence ATGGCGGACGTCAGGGAGTTGCCTTTCGGTGGTAGCACGCCCCTTTTCGGTGGCAGCACCGGAGGGTTGCTCCGCAGCGCACAGACCGAAGAAAAGTATTTAATCGTCTGGAACAGCAAAGAGGAGCAGGTCTTCGAGATGCCCACCGGCGGTGCGGCGACGATGGTGGCGGGTACAAACGTCCTCTACCTCGCCCGCAAGGAGCAGTGCCACGCCCTGCACCGGCAGCTGGTCGCCAACTTCAAGATCCGCGACTCCAAGATCTACCGCGTCTTTCCGGACGGCGAGCAGGTGCTGATTTTTCCGATGGACGGTGTCGCCTCCGAAAAATCCAACCCTGGCCGCGAACCGGTGGGTTACGTGCCGCGCAAGATCGGCGACAACCCCAACCCGGTCGATGTCAAGTTCACCGGCAAGGGCACCTACGACGTTTAA
- a CDS encoding cytochrome b6-f complex subunit PetN, protein MATIGWVSLLTFFVVSIALVVWGRNGF, encoded by the coding sequence ATGGCCACAATCGGTTGGGTTTCGCTGCTGACTTTCTTCGTCGTCTCGATCGCTCTGGTGGTCTGGGGGCGCAACGGTTTTTAA